From the Penaeus chinensis breed Huanghai No. 1 chromosome 28, ASM1920278v2, whole genome shotgun sequence genome, one window contains:
- the LOC125040005 gene encoding uncharacterized protein LOC125040005, which produces MASSARPDKPPNTSKLASQTKELVLNVFEYFNKGECESVLDAAKKTSEATRLSERTVLQIRAEARRRAPIRPRSCPQRRAPKRTTIGDVDKDALRRAILAIYERGDMPTLSSLMETVKEPPLNFKGSRSSLWRLMQHMGFRYKKFYKNCAMLVERPRVVAARSKFVRELRTNRCSESPRPEIYLDETWINQNMKADQDWTHKEGLVGARTRCMKGGTYIIVHAGSSEGFVKGAMFVYKSRMGRKGDYSDTMDSHAFKKWFQEQLLPNIPPRSLIIMDNAPYHNMELHKTPSINSGKGEIIKWLTDNSIPHDSSHTKAELFQLVKLHKEDTHRYVTDELATAAGHKVLRLPQYHSQFNPIELVWVQIKDEVKKNSDNWQYFNKLGELIFQAINHVTPDDWMKYVQQTRELQDEYIKKDHAFEHMYETFSTELTDSDSSSDESDDPDS; this is translated from the coding sequence ATGGCTTCCTCCGCGCGCCCGGACAAGCCTCCCAATACTTCCAAGCTCGCCAGCCAAACGAAGGAACTCGTCCTGAACGTTTTTGAGTATTTTAATAAGGGTGAATGTGAGTCCGTTCTCGACGCGGCGAAGAAGACTTCCGAGGCGACGCGGCTTTCGGAGAGAACGGTTCTGCAGATCAGAGCTGAGGCCAGGAGGAGAGCCCCGATTCGGCCCCGGTCTTGCCCCCAGCGAAGGGCTCCCAAGCGCACGACGATCGGCGACGTCGACAAGGATGCTCTGCGAAGGGCCATCCTCGCCATTTACGAAAGGGGAGACATGCCAACCCTCAGTTCGCTGATGGAGACGGTGAAGGAGCCGCCCCTGAACTTCAAGGGGAGCAGATCAAGCCTTTGGCGATTGATGCAACACATGGGGTTCAGGTACAAGAAATTTTACAAAAACTGTGCTATGCTGGTGGAACGGCCTCGCGTCGTAGCTGCCAGAAGCAAGTTCGTAAGGGAGCTGAGGACCAACCGATGCAGCGAGAGCCCCAGACCAGAAATTTACCTTGACGAGACCTGGATTAACCAGAACATGAAGGCCGACCAGGACTGGACCCACAAGGAAGGACTCGTGGGGGCCCGCACGAGATGCATGAAGGGTGGAACGTACATAATTGTCCATGCAGGGAGTTCCGAAGGCTTCGTAAAGGGCGCGATGTTCGTGTACAAATCCAggatgggaagaaaaggggattACAGCGATACGATGGACAGCCACGCATTTAAAAAGTGGTTTCAGGAGCAACTCTTGCCGAACATCCCTCCCAGATCACTCATCATTATGGACAACGCCCCGTATCACAACATGGAGCTCCACAAAACCCCCTCAATCAATTCGGGAAAGGGGGAAATCATCAAATGGCTAACAGATAACTCCATTCCCCACGATTCCTCTCACACCAAAGCTGAACTTTTTCAACTGGTAAAACTGCACAAGGAAGATACCCATCGCTATGTGACTGACGAACTCGCCACTGCCGCTGGGCACAAGGTTCTCCGCCTTCCTCAGTATCACAGCCAGTTTAATCCCATCGAGTTGGTTTGGGTTCAGATCAAAGACGAAGTCAAGAAGAATTCGGATAACTGGCAATATTTCAACAAACTTGGAGAGCTTATATTTCAGGCCATTAATCATGTCACTCCCGATGACTGGATGAAATACGTACAACAAACACGGGAGCTTCaagatgaatacataaaaaaagaccATGCCTTTGAACACATGTACGAGACATTTTCTACTGAACTGACCGATTCGGACTCCAGCAGCGATGAAAGTGATGATCCTGATTCCTGA
- the LOC125039823 gene encoding probable histone-arginine methyltransferase CARMER isoform X1 yields MASGRAFEEVTVCILHEDGSRTKKYTEPVTLILEYDPHGLSCKVRRGNTDLLDIPIDAKTECCRVGSKSYLFYSPHEDLLVTFTSESDSRRFHRIIYKMRQGKEASVFNERTDDSSATQYFQFYSYLSQQQNMMQDYIRTGTYQRAILSNMSDFKDKIILDVGAGSGILSFFAAQAGARKVYAVEASSMAQHCEMLVRANNLQDTIEVIAGKIEEIDLPDMVDMIISEPMGYMLYNERMLETYLHAKKWLKPCGRMFPSRGDLHVAPFNDETLYYEQLNKANFWYQNCFHGVDLCQLREQALNEYLRQPIVDTFDIGTCLAKSIRHSLDFLSAQEKDLHHLVIPLEFHILKSCTMHGLAFWFDVAFLGSTQTVWLSTAPTEPLTHWYQVRCLLEKPIFVKEGQLVTGTVELIANRRQSYNVKIVVRVEGTTTVSSNTLDLKNPYFRYTGVAPQPPPGNNTVSPSESYWQQMDALGAKEALNMVNGITVNGLGEVALEQGPSLITLGQQVQLGSLSLGSHLNVPMQVGNYGRNHSSTQGNFSPSTQPSRQSTVGSSTAMGGGNFPVNSALMIGDYVTPGSIVLPTQGIQLGGHSSLSSSGGGGVRSPTH; encoded by the exons AGAG GTAATACAGATCTGCTGGACATACCGATTGACGCCAAAACGGAATGTTGCCGGGTAGGCTCCaaatcatatttattttactCCCCACATGAAGACCTTCTCGTAACCTTTACCTCGGAGTCCG ATTCTAGAAGATTTCACAGAATAATTTATAAGATGCGGCAGGGGAAGGAAGCATCTGTGTTTAATGAGAGAACAGATGACTCCAGCGCGACCCAGTACTTTCAG ttctaCAGTTACCTGTCACAGCAGCAGAACATGATGCAG GACTACATCCGGACAGGCACTTACCAGCGTGCCATTCTCTCTAATATGAGTGACTTCAAAGACAAGATCATCCTGGACGTGGGAGCCGGCTCAGGTATCCTCTCATTTTTCGCTGCCCAGGCTGGTGCACGGAAAGTGTATGCCGTTGAGGCTTCATCGATGGCACAACATTGTGAG ATGTTGGTCAGAGCCAACAACCTGCAGGATACCATTGAAGTCATTGCCGGCAAGATTGAAGAGATTGACCTTCCCGACATGGTTGACATGATCATCTCTGAGCCCATGGGTTACATGCTATATAATGAGCGCATGTTAGAGACTTACCTTCACGCCAAGAAATGGCTTAAGCCATGTGGGCGCATGTTCCCATCACGCGGGGACCTCCATGTTGCCCCCTTTAATGATGAGACCTTGTACTACGAGCAGCTGAACAAGGCTAATTTCTG gtATCAGAATTGTTTCCATGGTGTAGATTTATGCCAGCTTAGAGAGCAAGCATTAAATGAGTACTTGCGCCAGCCCATAGTGGACACCTTTGATATCGGTACTTGCTTGGCCAAATCAATTCGTCATTCCCTTGACTTTCTGTCTGCACAAGAGAAAGATCTCCATCATCTAG TTATCCCATTAGAATTCCACATCCTGAAATCCTGCACGATGCATGGCCTGGCTTTCTGGTTTGACGTAGCCTTCCTAGGGTCCACGCAGACAGTGTGGCTATCCACTGCACCAACAGAGCCCCTTACTCATTGGTATCAG GTGCGATGTCTGCTAGAGAAACCAATATTCGTTAAAGAAGGGCAGCTGGTTACAGGGACAGTGGAACTGATTGCAAACAGGAG ACAGTCCTACAATGTGAAGATCGTGGTTCGAGTAGAGGGCACCACTACTGTGTCCTCCAACACGCTAGACCTGAAGAACCCCTATTTCCGGTACACAGGTGTTGCACCACAGCCACCCCCTGGGAATAACACAGTCTCACCCTCAGAATCTTATTGGCAGCAGATGGATGCCCTCGGTGCTAAAGAAG CGCTAAATATGGTGAATGGCATCACGGTGAACGGGCTTGGAGAAGTGGCACTAGAACAAGGACCTTCTCTCATCACCCTTG GCCAGCAGGTCCAGCTTGGCAGCCTTAGCTTGGGCTCGCACCTGAACGTACCGATGCAGGTGGGGAATTATGGCCGAAACCACTCTTCCACACAGGGCAACTTCTCCCCAAGTACTCAACCATCACGCCAG TCAACTGTTGGCAGCAGCACAGCCATGGGGGGAGGGAACTTCCCCGTTAACAGCGCCCTGATGATTGGTGATTACGTGACCCCAGGATCCATTGTGCTGCCCACGCAGGGTATCCAGCTGGGTGGCCACTCCTCCCTGAGcagcagtggaggaggaggggtacgcTCCCCAACCCATTGA
- the LOC125039823 gene encoding histone-arginine methyltransferase CARMER-like isoform X2, with the protein MASGRAFEEVTVCILHEDGSRTKKYTEPVTLILEYDPHGLSCKVRRGNTDLLDIPIDAKTECCRVGSKSYLFYSPHEDLLVTFTSESDSRRFHRIIYKMRQGKEASVFNERTDDSSATQYFQFYSYLSQQQNMMQDYIRTGTYQRAILSNMSDFKDKIILDVGAGSGILSFFAAQAGARKVYAVEASSMAQHCEMLVRANNLQDTIEVIAGKIEEIDLPDMVDMIISEPMGYMLYNERMLETYLHAKKWLKPCGRMFPSRGDLHVAPFNDETLYYEQLNKANFWYQNCFHGVDLCQLREQALNEYLRQPIVDTFDIGTCLAKSIRHSLDFLSAQEKDLHHLVIPLEFHILKSCTMHGLAFWFDVAFLGSTQTVWLSTAPTEPLTHWYQVRCLLEKPIFVKEGQLVTGTVELIANRRQSYNVKIVVRVEGTTTVSSNTLDLKNPYFRYTGVAPQPPPGNNTVSPSESYWQQMDALGAKEGQQVQLGSLSLGSHLNVPMQVGNYGRNHSSTQGNFSPSTQPSRQSTVGSSTAMGGGNFPVNSALMIGDYVTPGSIVLPTQGIQLGGHSSLSSSGGGGVRSPTH; encoded by the exons AGAG GTAATACAGATCTGCTGGACATACCGATTGACGCCAAAACGGAATGTTGCCGGGTAGGCTCCaaatcatatttattttactCCCCACATGAAGACCTTCTCGTAACCTTTACCTCGGAGTCCG ATTCTAGAAGATTTCACAGAATAATTTATAAGATGCGGCAGGGGAAGGAAGCATCTGTGTTTAATGAGAGAACAGATGACTCCAGCGCGACCCAGTACTTTCAG ttctaCAGTTACCTGTCACAGCAGCAGAACATGATGCAG GACTACATCCGGACAGGCACTTACCAGCGTGCCATTCTCTCTAATATGAGTGACTTCAAAGACAAGATCATCCTGGACGTGGGAGCCGGCTCAGGTATCCTCTCATTTTTCGCTGCCCAGGCTGGTGCACGGAAAGTGTATGCCGTTGAGGCTTCATCGATGGCACAACATTGTGAG ATGTTGGTCAGAGCCAACAACCTGCAGGATACCATTGAAGTCATTGCCGGCAAGATTGAAGAGATTGACCTTCCCGACATGGTTGACATGATCATCTCTGAGCCCATGGGTTACATGCTATATAATGAGCGCATGTTAGAGACTTACCTTCACGCCAAGAAATGGCTTAAGCCATGTGGGCGCATGTTCCCATCACGCGGGGACCTCCATGTTGCCCCCTTTAATGATGAGACCTTGTACTACGAGCAGCTGAACAAGGCTAATTTCTG gtATCAGAATTGTTTCCATGGTGTAGATTTATGCCAGCTTAGAGAGCAAGCATTAAATGAGTACTTGCGCCAGCCCATAGTGGACACCTTTGATATCGGTACTTGCTTGGCCAAATCAATTCGTCATTCCCTTGACTTTCTGTCTGCACAAGAGAAAGATCTCCATCATCTAG TTATCCCATTAGAATTCCACATCCTGAAATCCTGCACGATGCATGGCCTGGCTTTCTGGTTTGACGTAGCCTTCCTAGGGTCCACGCAGACAGTGTGGCTATCCACTGCACCAACAGAGCCCCTTACTCATTGGTATCAG GTGCGATGTCTGCTAGAGAAACCAATATTCGTTAAAGAAGGGCAGCTGGTTACAGGGACAGTGGAACTGATTGCAAACAGGAG ACAGTCCTACAATGTGAAGATCGTGGTTCGAGTAGAGGGCACCACTACTGTGTCCTCCAACACGCTAGACCTGAAGAACCCCTATTTCCGGTACACAGGTGTTGCACCACAGCCACCCCCTGGGAATAACACAGTCTCACCCTCAGAATCTTATTGGCAGCAGATGGATGCCCTCGGTGCTAAAGAAG GCCAGCAGGTCCAGCTTGGCAGCCTTAGCTTGGGCTCGCACCTGAACGTACCGATGCAGGTGGGGAATTATGGCCGAAACCACTCTTCCACACAGGGCAACTTCTCCCCAAGTACTCAACCATCACGCCAG TCAACTGTTGGCAGCAGCACAGCCATGGGGGGAGGGAACTTCCCCGTTAACAGCGCCCTGATGATTGGTGATTACGTGACCCCAGGATCCATTGTGCTGCCCACGCAGGGTATCCAGCTGGGTGGCCACTCCTCCCTGAGcagcagtggaggaggaggggtacgcTCCCCAACCCATTGA
- the LOC125039823 gene encoding histone-arginine methyltransferase CARMER-like isoform X3 produces MASGRAFEEVTVCILHEDGSRTKKYTEPVTLILEYDPHGLSCKVRRGNTDLLDIPIDAKTECCRVGSKSYLFYSPHEDLLVTFTSESDSRRFHRIIYKMRQGKEASVFNERTDDSSATQYFQFYSYLSQQQNMMQDYIRTGTYQRAILSNMSDFKDKIILDVGAGSGILSFFAAQAGARKVYAVEASSMAQHCEMLVRANNLQDTIEVIAGKIEEIDLPDMVDMIISEPMGYMLYNERMLETYLHAKKWLKPCGRMFPSRGDLHVAPFNDETLYYEQLNKANFWYQNCFHGVDLCQLREQALNEYLRQPIVDTFDIGTCLAKSIRHSLDFLSAQEKDLHHLVIPLEFHILKSCTMHGLAFWFDVAFLGSTQTVWLSTAPTEPLTHWYQVRCLLEKPIFVKEGQLVTGTVELIANRRQSYNVKIVVRVEGTTTVSSNTLDLKNPYFRYTGVAPQPPPGNNTVSPSESYWQQMDALGAKEALNMVNGITVNGLGEVALEQGPSLITLDSCGTWR; encoded by the exons AGAG GTAATACAGATCTGCTGGACATACCGATTGACGCCAAAACGGAATGTTGCCGGGTAGGCTCCaaatcatatttattttactCCCCACATGAAGACCTTCTCGTAACCTTTACCTCGGAGTCCG ATTCTAGAAGATTTCACAGAATAATTTATAAGATGCGGCAGGGGAAGGAAGCATCTGTGTTTAATGAGAGAACAGATGACTCCAGCGCGACCCAGTACTTTCAG ttctaCAGTTACCTGTCACAGCAGCAGAACATGATGCAG GACTACATCCGGACAGGCACTTACCAGCGTGCCATTCTCTCTAATATGAGTGACTTCAAAGACAAGATCATCCTGGACGTGGGAGCCGGCTCAGGTATCCTCTCATTTTTCGCTGCCCAGGCTGGTGCACGGAAAGTGTATGCCGTTGAGGCTTCATCGATGGCACAACATTGTGAG ATGTTGGTCAGAGCCAACAACCTGCAGGATACCATTGAAGTCATTGCCGGCAAGATTGAAGAGATTGACCTTCCCGACATGGTTGACATGATCATCTCTGAGCCCATGGGTTACATGCTATATAATGAGCGCATGTTAGAGACTTACCTTCACGCCAAGAAATGGCTTAAGCCATGTGGGCGCATGTTCCCATCACGCGGGGACCTCCATGTTGCCCCCTTTAATGATGAGACCTTGTACTACGAGCAGCTGAACAAGGCTAATTTCTG gtATCAGAATTGTTTCCATGGTGTAGATTTATGCCAGCTTAGAGAGCAAGCATTAAATGAGTACTTGCGCCAGCCCATAGTGGACACCTTTGATATCGGTACTTGCTTGGCCAAATCAATTCGTCATTCCCTTGACTTTCTGTCTGCACAAGAGAAAGATCTCCATCATCTAG TTATCCCATTAGAATTCCACATCCTGAAATCCTGCACGATGCATGGCCTGGCTTTCTGGTTTGACGTAGCCTTCCTAGGGTCCACGCAGACAGTGTGGCTATCCACTGCACCAACAGAGCCCCTTACTCATTGGTATCAG GTGCGATGTCTGCTAGAGAAACCAATATTCGTTAAAGAAGGGCAGCTGGTTACAGGGACAGTGGAACTGATTGCAAACAGGAG ACAGTCCTACAATGTGAAGATCGTGGTTCGAGTAGAGGGCACCACTACTGTGTCCTCCAACACGCTAGACCTGAAGAACCCCTATTTCCGGTACACAGGTGTTGCACCACAGCCACCCCCTGGGAATAACACAGTCTCACCCTCAGAATCTTATTGGCAGCAGATGGATGCCCTCGGTGCTAAAGAAG CGCTAAATATGGTGAATGGCATCACGGTGAACGGGCTTGGAGAAGTGGCACTAGAACAAGGACCTTCTCTCATCACCCTTG actcATGCGGAACTTGGCGTTAA